A region from the Streptomyces tsukubensis genome encodes:
- a CDS encoding MFS transporter, with protein sequence MSSTPSPSTAAGKAGAREWAGLAVLALPTLLISLDQSVLFLALPHLADSLTPNGSQMLWIMDIYGFMIAGFLVTMGTLGDRIGRRRLLMIGAVAVGATSLMAAFSTSAELLIASRALLGVAAATLMPSTLSLIGNMFRDPVQRGRAFAVWACCFMGGTALGPVVGGVMLEYFWWGSVFLLGVPVMLILLVAAPLVLPEYKAPDGGRIDLPSVLMSLAAILPVIYGLKESAREGWEPGAAAAIAAGLAFGALFTARQRRLSHPLLDLGLFRHRAFTLALLVLLLTMAGMSGAYLFITGFLQMVEGLSPFEAGLWMVPSALVSIVSATLAPTLARRLPLGTVVAGGLALTAVGYLLLAFVDPVGGLPLLITGFVISFFGTGPIGALGANLAVGSAPPEKSGSAASLNETSGEFGVAFGLAAFGSLGGALYSSGVTVPDGLTGEQAEAVRGSVEGALAVAADLPGGSADAVLAAAREAYVGGLNTVGAVCAVLAVVTAAVAGTALRRAAGARPGPSAPEPAADPRSESQSEPEPESQPESQSEPDSDSDSEPERQPEPGGTPTRA encoded by the coding sequence ATGTCCTCCACCCCGTCCCCGAGTACCGCAGCCGGGAAGGCCGGTGCCCGAGAATGGGCCGGGCTCGCTGTTCTCGCCCTCCCCACCCTGCTGATCTCCCTCGACCAGAGCGTGCTCTTCCTCGCCCTGCCGCACCTGGCCGACTCCCTCACCCCCAACGGCAGCCAGATGCTCTGGATCATGGACATCTACGGCTTTATGATCGCGGGCTTCCTGGTGACGATGGGCACCCTCGGGGACCGCATCGGCCGCCGCAGACTGCTGATGATCGGTGCCGTAGCCGTCGGCGCGACATCCCTGATGGCGGCCTTCTCGACCAGCGCGGAGCTGCTGATCGCCTCCCGGGCACTGCTCGGTGTCGCGGCCGCGACCCTGATGCCCTCGACGCTCTCCCTGATCGGCAACATGTTCCGGGATCCGGTCCAGCGCGGCCGGGCGTTCGCCGTCTGGGCCTGCTGCTTCATGGGCGGCACCGCGCTCGGCCCGGTCGTCGGCGGCGTCATGCTGGAGTACTTCTGGTGGGGTTCGGTCTTTCTCCTCGGGGTCCCCGTGATGCTGATCCTGCTGGTCGCCGCCCCCCTGGTACTGCCCGAGTACAAGGCCCCGGACGGCGGGCGGATCGACCTGCCGAGCGTGCTGATGTCCCTCGCCGCCATCCTGCCGGTGATCTACGGGCTCAAGGAGAGCGCCCGGGAGGGCTGGGAGCCGGGCGCCGCGGCGGCGATCGCGGCCGGACTCGCCTTCGGCGCGCTCTTCACGGCCCGGCAGCGCAGGCTCTCCCATCCGCTGCTGGACCTGGGGCTGTTCCGGCACCGCGCCTTCACTCTCGCCCTGCTGGTGCTGCTGCTGACCATGGCCGGGATGAGCGGTGCGTACCTCTTCATCACCGGCTTCCTGCAGATGGTGGAGGGCCTGTCGCCGTTCGAAGCCGGGCTGTGGATGGTGCCGTCCGCACTGGTCTCCATCGTCTCCGCGACGCTCGCCCCGACCCTCGCCAGGAGGCTGCCGCTCGGCACCGTCGTCGCGGGCGGTCTCGCGCTGACCGCCGTGGGCTATCTGCTGCTGGCCTTCGTCGATCCGGTCGGCGGGCTTCCGCTGCTGATCACCGGCTTTGTGATCAGCTTCTTCGGTACGGGGCCGATCGGGGCGCTCGGGGCGAATCTGGCGGTCGGCTCCGCCCCGCCCGAGAAGAGCGGTTCGGCCGCGTCCCTCAACGAGACCAGCGGCGAGTTCGGGGTCGCCTTCGGCCTCGCGGCCTTCGGCAGTCTCGGCGGCGCGCTGTACAGCAGCGGTGTCACGGTGCCCGACGGGCTGACCGGTGAGCAGGCGGAGGCGGTCCGCGGCAGTGTGGAGGGGGCGCTGGCCGTCGCGGCGGATCTGCCGGGCGGTTCGGCCGATGCGGTGCTGGCGGCGGCCCGGGAGGCGTATGTCGGGGGGCTGAACACGGTCGGCGCGGTCTGTGCCGTACTGGCCGTGGTCACCGCCGCGGTCGCCGGTACCGCGCTGCGCCGGGCGGCCGGCGCACGGCCGGGCCCCTCGGCGCCGGAGCCCGCCGCAGACCCCCGGTCGGAGTCGCAGTCGGAGCCGGAGCCGGAGTCGCAGCCGGAGTCGCAGTCGGAGCCGGATTCGGATTCGGATTCGGAGCCGGAGCGGCAGCCGGAGCCCGGGGGCACGCCGACCCGCGCCTGA
- a CDS encoding AfsR/SARP family transcriptional regulator → MRFGVLGPLTVWAADGRTVSVPELKVRALLACLLAHRGRPVSADRLVADLWGERPPARPAAALQNKVWQLRRALEAAAPGARDLVVSRAPGYELRTAPGSVDADRFGQLTARARAAAEPHARAALLADALAQWRGPAFADFADEEFARRAAAGLEEQRLTALEEQAEARLELGEHALVADELGDLVAAQPLRERLRTAHMRALYLAGRQADALHGFTELRQRLVDELGVDPGPEPTAVYRAILAQDAPPAAVPPPATTVARPPTNIPGPGAADGLIGRDPDIAALRSDLLRHRLVTLIGPGGVGKTQLALAVAAGAAADFPGGVRLVELAALPPARDRRGTEPAELVAGVLGVRDDIAPPPRTAAGPQSLTDRIVQALGEGPALLVLDNCEHVVDSVAELVAALLAAAPGLTVLATGQVPLQVRGERLHEVGPLTETDAVALFTARARASAPHIAVDGENAATVAAICRRLDGLPLALEMAATRVRVLGVAELAARLDDRFHVLASGLRDAPARQRTLRAVIDWSWELLGERERTVLRRLAVHACGCGLDAAETLCPADGVDRSEVLDLLARLVDASLVVVADTPDGPRYRLLESVSAYAVEQLRDRGELDALRVAHRDYYTGFAERAEPQLRGHEQRRWLRLLDTEGANLRAALDSAAEAGDTDRSLRLVNALTWYWRLRGRYEEAARRLGTALSLAGARSGAAGPREHARGTAGATARLGGMKLALGGTQDPAAEYRTALASYEGVDDPAGLAWSRWYLSAHLYGIADSGPGEELLMLALAGFESLGDRWGTAAALAGLAFRAKLRGDFTGVREYGERSLALFRELGDTWGQLQSMIALQTRAEALGRYTVAGRLHREGLRMAEDLGLWPEVSYQLSGLGRIALLTGEPVRAREFHERARRLSAEQADVFGELYAETGLALGARREGRLDAAEEHWERVLELHVRMGYEPVAPPLVLAELGFVAEARGRVREALRLQHEGLAAARATGDPRALALALEGLAGAELLSGDAARAAGLLGAAAGARESVGVPLPTGERGDVERIGAGARAVLGAVGYEEEFARGRDRGPEAVAALSGAGSGEGSAEESRAGSGAGSESGEGPGTGVRGGGPVPGGLLDPSHN, encoded by the coding sequence ATGCGTTTCGGAGTGCTCGGCCCCCTGACCGTATGGGCGGCGGACGGGCGGACGGTGAGCGTGCCCGAGCTGAAGGTGCGCGCCCTGCTCGCATGCCTGCTGGCCCACCGCGGCCGCCCGGTGTCCGCGGACCGGCTGGTCGCCGACCTCTGGGGCGAACGGCCCCCGGCCCGCCCCGCCGCCGCGCTCCAGAACAAGGTCTGGCAGCTGCGCCGGGCGCTGGAGGCCGCGGCGCCCGGCGCCCGGGACCTCGTGGTCTCCCGGGCCCCGGGCTACGAGCTGCGTACCGCCCCCGGCTCCGTCGACGCCGACCGCTTCGGGCAGTTGACCGCCCGGGCCCGGGCCGCCGCAGAACCCCATGCGCGCGCCGCACTGCTCGCGGACGCCCTGGCCCAGTGGCGGGGCCCGGCCTTCGCGGACTTCGCGGACGAGGAGTTCGCCCGACGGGCCGCGGCGGGCCTGGAGGAGCAGCGGCTCACCGCGCTGGAGGAGCAGGCGGAGGCCCGGCTGGAGCTGGGCGAACACGCCTTGGTCGCTGATGAGCTGGGCGATCTCGTGGCGGCGCAGCCCCTGCGGGAGAGACTGCGCACGGCCCATATGCGGGCCCTGTATCTGGCCGGGCGGCAGGCCGACGCCCTGCACGGCTTCACCGAGCTGCGGCAGCGGCTCGTCGATGAACTGGGGGTCGATCCGGGGCCGGAGCCGACCGCCGTGTACCGGGCGATCCTGGCGCAGGACGCGCCGCCCGCCGCCGTACCGCCACCGGCGACGACCGTGGCCCGGCCGCCGACGAACATCCCGGGGCCCGGGGCCGCGGACGGGCTGATCGGCCGGGACCCGGATATCGCCGCGCTCCGGTCGGATCTGCTCCGGCACCGGCTGGTGACGCTCATCGGCCCGGGCGGGGTCGGCAAGACGCAGTTGGCGCTGGCGGTCGCGGCCGGGGCGGCGGCCGACTTCCCGGGCGGGGTACGGCTGGTGGAGCTGGCCGCGCTGCCGCCGGCCCGGGACCGCCGCGGTACGGAACCGGCGGAGCTGGTCGCCGGGGTGCTGGGGGTACGGGACGATATCGCGCCCCCGCCGCGGACCGCGGCGGGCCCGCAGTCGCTGACGGACCGGATCGTGCAGGCCCTGGGCGAGGGTCCGGCGCTGCTGGTGCTCGACAACTGCGAGCACGTGGTGGACTCGGTGGCGGAGCTGGTGGCCGCACTGCTGGCAGCGGCGCCCGGGCTCACCGTGCTGGCGACCGGTCAGGTGCCGCTGCAGGTAAGGGGGGAGCGGCTCCACGAGGTGGGGCCGCTGACCGAGACCGACGCGGTGGCGCTGTTCACGGCCCGGGCGCGGGCGTCCGCCCCGCATATCGCGGTCGACGGGGAGAACGCGGCGACGGTGGCGGCGATCTGCCGTCGGCTGGACGGGCTGCCGCTGGCCCTGGAGATGGCCGCGACCCGGGTCCGGGTGCTGGGGGTGGCCGAGCTGGCGGCCCGGCTCGACGACCGGTTCCACGTCCTGGCGTCGGGGCTGCGGGACGCTCCCGCCCGGCAGCGGACCCTCCGGGCGGTGATCGACTGGAGCTGGGAGCTGCTCGGGGAGCGGGAGCGCACGGTGCTGCGACGGCTCGCCGTGCACGCCTGCGGCTGCGGTCTGGACGCCGCCGAGACGCTCTGTCCGGCGGACGGGGTGGACCGGTCCGAGGTGCTGGACCTGCTGGCCAGGCTGGTGGACGCGTCGCTGGTGGTGGTCGCGGACACCCCGGACGGCCCGCGGTACCGGCTGCTGGAGTCGGTATCGGCGTACGCCGTCGAACAGTTGCGGGACCGCGGTGAGCTGGACGCCCTGCGGGTGGCGCACCGGGACTACTACACCGGTTTCGCCGAGCGTGCGGAGCCGCAGCTGAGGGGGCACGAGCAGCGGCGGTGGCTGCGGCTGCTGGACACCGAGGGCGCCAATCTGCGGGCGGCCCTGGACAGTGCGGCCGAAGCCGGGGACACGGACCGGTCGCTGCGCCTGGTCAACGCGTTGACCTGGTACTGGCGGCTGCGGGGGCGGTACGAGGAGGCGGCGCGCCGGCTCGGTACGGCCCTGTCGCTCGCCGGGGCGCGCAGCGGTGCGGCCGGGCCGCGGGAGCATGCGCGGGGGACCGCGGGCGCGACGGCGCGGCTGGGCGGGATGAAGCTGGCGCTGGGCGGTACGCAGGATCCCGCGGCCGAGTACCGTACGGCGCTCGCCTCGTACGAGGGTGTGGACGATCCGGCCGGGCTGGCCTGGTCCCGCTGGTATCTGAGCGCGCATCTGTACGGGATCGCGGACAGCGGCCCCGGCGAGGAGCTGCTGATGCTGGCGCTGGCCGGGTTCGAGTCCCTCGGGGACCGGTGGGGTACGGCAGCGGCACTGGCGGGCCTGGCGTTCCGGGCGAAGCTGCGCGGCGACTTCACGGGCGTACGGGAGTACGGCGAGCGGAGTCTGGCGCTCTTCCGTGAGCTGGGCGACACCTGGGGGCAGTTGCAGTCGATGATCGCCCTCCAGACCCGGGCCGAGGCCCTGGGCCGGTACACCGTCGCGGGGCGGCTCCACCGCGAGGGGCTGCGGATGGCGGAGGATCTGGGGCTGTGGCCCGAGGTGTCCTACCAGTTGTCGGGGCTCGGCCGGATCGCGCTGCTGACCGGGGAGCCGGTGCGGGCCCGGGAGTTCCACGAGCGGGCCCGGCGGCTCTCGGCCGAGCAGGCCGATGTCTTCGGCGAGCTGTACGCGGAGACGGGGCTGGCGCTGGGGGCCCGTCGCGAGGGCAGGCTGGATGCGGCCGAGGAGCACTGGGAGCGGGTGCTGGAGCTGCATGTCCGGATGGGGTACGAGCCGGTCGCGCCGCCGCTGGTCCTGGCCGAACTGGGCTTTGTGGCCGAGGCGCGGGGACGGGTGCGGGAGGCGCTGCGGCTGCAGCACGAGGGGCTGGCGGCGGCGCGGGCCACGGGCGATCCGCGGGCGCTGGCCCTGGCGCTGGAGGGGCTGGCCGGGGCGGAGTTGCTGTCCGGCGACGCGGCACGGGCGGCCGGGCTGCTGGGAGCGGCGGCCGGGGCCAGGGAGTCGGTGGGGGTGCCGCTGCCGACGGGTGAGCGGGGCGATGTGGAACGGATCGGCGCCGGGGCGCGGGCGGTTCTGGGCGCGGTGGGGTACGAGGAGGAGTTCGCGCGCGGGCGGGATCGGGGGCCGGAGGCCGTGGCTGCCCTGTCCGGCGCCGGGTCCGGTGAGGGGTCCGCTGAAGAGTCCCGTGCGGGCTCCGGTGCCGGGTCCGAGTCCGGTGAGGGGCCCGGCACCGGGGTCCGCGGGGGCGGTCCGGTGCCGGGCGGACTTCTGGACCCGTCACACAACTGA
- a CDS encoding beta-class carbonic anhydrase, with translation MSDTSEFASGAAAAAAASGPEIDEYVNNNTAYAAAFGGPLALPPARKLAVVACMDARLNIFAMLGLKEGDAHIIRNAGGAVTEDAIRSVVISQRLLGTRRIMLIHHTDCGMQTFKDDEFKAELHTDTGIRPPWSPEAFTDLEDDVRQSIRRIEADPFVPYKHSIRGFVFDVETGKLNEVGYVR, from the coding sequence ATGTCGGACACATCAGAGTTCGCCTCGGGCGCCGCGGCCGCGGCCGCGGCTTCGGGCCCCGAGATCGACGAGTACGTCAACAACAACACCGCCTACGCCGCGGCGTTCGGCGGCCCGCTCGCGCTGCCGCCCGCACGGAAGCTGGCGGTGGTCGCCTGCATGGACGCCCGGCTGAACATCTTCGCGATGCTGGGCCTGAAGGAGGGCGACGCGCACATCATCCGCAATGCGGGCGGCGCGGTGACGGAGGACGCGATCCGGTCGGTGGTTATCAGCCAACGCCTGCTCGGCACCCGCCGCATCATGCTCATCCACCACACGGACTGCGGCATGCAGACCTTCAAGGACGATGAATTCAAGGCCGAGCTCCACACCGACACAGGAATTCGACCGCCGTGGTCGCCGGAGGCCTTCACCGATCTGGAGGATGACGTCCGGCAGTCGATCCGCCGTATCGAGGCCGACCCCTTTGTGCCCTACAAGCACTCCATCCGCGGTTTTGTCTTCGATGTGGAGACGGGGAAGTTGAACGAGGTGGGATATGTGAGGTGA
- the erm gene encoding 23S ribosomal RNA methyltransferase Erm, protein MHSHHPHPHPGRHELGQNFLVDRSTIDTMTRLVAGTHGPILEIGPGGGALTLPLQRLGRELTAVEIDGRRAAELRRRTRRPTTVVTADFLRYRAPAGPHVLVGNLPFHQTTAMLRRILRSPDWTDAVLLVQWEVARRRAGVGGATLMTAQWWPWYAFRLVGRVPATAFRPRPTVDGGVLTMVRRDRPLVAERDRADYQDLVARVFNGKGRGLARIVAVAAPELSRRRIDDWLRAHRIAPTALPKHLTAEQWAGLHALRRN, encoded by the coding sequence TTGCACTCGCACCACCCCCATCCCCATCCCGGTCGGCACGAGCTCGGCCAGAACTTCCTCGTCGACCGGTCCACGATCGACACCATGACCCGGCTCGTGGCCGGCACCCACGGCCCGATCCTCGAAATCGGCCCCGGCGGCGGCGCCCTGACTCTGCCGCTCCAGCGGCTCGGCCGGGAGCTGACGGCCGTGGAGATCGACGGACGCCGCGCCGCCGAACTGCGCCGCCGGACGCGACGGCCGACCACCGTCGTCACGGCGGACTTCCTCCGCTACCGGGCCCCGGCCGGTCCCCATGTACTGGTCGGCAACCTCCCCTTCCACCAGACGACGGCGATGCTCCGCCGGATCCTGCGCTCCCCGGACTGGACCGATGCCGTGCTGCTGGTGCAGTGGGAGGTCGCCCGGCGCCGGGCCGGGGTCGGCGGTGCCACCCTGATGACCGCCCAGTGGTGGCCCTGGTACGCGTTCCGCCTGGTCGGCCGGGTGCCCGCGACCGCCTTCCGGCCCCGGCCCACCGTCGACGGGGGAGTGCTGACCATGGTCCGCCGCGACCGGCCGCTGGTCGCCGAACGTGACCGGGCCGACTACCAGGACCTGGTCGCCCGGGTGTTCAACGGCAAGGGCCGCGGACTCGCCCGGATCGTCGCCGTCGCCGCCCCCGAACTGTCCCGGCGGCGGATCGACGACTGGCTGCGCGCCCACCGCATCGCACCGACCGCCCTGCCCAAGCACCTCACCGCCGAACAGTGGGCCGGGCTCCACGCGCTCCGGCGCAACTGA
- a CDS encoding amidohydrolase: MAAADIVLTGAAVRTLDPARPSAEAVAVKDGLIVAVGDAADVREWQGPRTETADLGGATLVPGLTDAHSHPVWGLELASGTDLSAVTDLAALRVALRGAERREGWVLAWGLDHNAFGGREPHHALIEEALDGAPAFIRLYDGHSALVSAAGLRAAGIHGPREFVQRASVVCDAEGRPTGHLIEHAAMDLMTGVLPRASFTERGARLLELLSGMAATGIASAHVMDLGGDALELLASVEETADLPVRLRLAPWCMPGAGDEELEWLIAVQREHGRDWRVGGVKFFMDGTVEGGTAWLEHADCHGTGTDAFWPDPAAYSAAVHRLHHAGVGTATHAIGDAAVRHVLDTVEALGARGAGAPVHRIEHIETAPDDQLGRFARLGVAASMQPPHTAYTRADHSDEWSKRLGPERAARAWRCRDLRDAGAVLALGSDWPIASYDARRVLATALAPRGAAAGHGGLTGLMALEGCTTHAALAAGESTTAGRIAVGYRADLTALGVDPVRASADEIADAPVPLTLSSGRITHRA, from the coding sequence GTGGCAGCAGCTGACATCGTCCTGACCGGAGCGGCGGTCCGCACCCTGGACCCGGCCCGGCCGTCCGCGGAGGCGGTCGCCGTCAAGGACGGTCTGATCGTCGCGGTCGGCGACGCCGCGGACGTACGGGAGTGGCAGGGGCCGCGCACCGAGACGGCCGATCTGGGCGGGGCCACCCTGGTCCCCGGCCTGACCGACGCCCACAGCCACCCCGTCTGGGGCCTTGAGCTGGCCTCGGGCACCGATCTGTCGGCGGTCACCGACCTGGCGGCCCTTCGCGTCGCGCTGCGGGGTGCCGAGCGCCGCGAGGGCTGGGTACTGGCCTGGGGTCTCGACCACAACGCCTTCGGCGGGCGGGAGCCGCACCACGCCCTCATCGAGGAGGCGCTCGACGGGGCGCCCGCCTTCATCCGCCTCTACGACGGCCACTCCGCGCTGGTCAGCGCGGCCGGGCTGCGGGCGGCCGGGATCCACGGGCCCCGGGAGTTCGTCCAGCGCGCGAGCGTGGTCTGCGACGCCGAAGGCCGGCCGACCGGGCATCTGATCGAACACGCCGCCATGGACCTGATGACCGGGGTGCTGCCGCGCGCCTCCTTCACGGAGCGCGGCGCCAGGCTGCTGGAGCTGCTGTCCGGGATGGCGGCGACCGGTATCGCCTCGGCGCATGTGATGGACCTCGGCGGGGACGCCCTGGAACTGCTGGCGTCCGTCGAGGAGACGGCGGATCTGCCGGTACGGCTCCGGCTCGCGCCCTGGTGCATGCCCGGCGCCGGGGACGAGGAACTGGAGTGGCTGATCGCCGTCCAGCGGGAGCACGGGCGTGACTGGCGGGTCGGCGGGGTGAAGTTCTTCATGGACGGCACCGTCGAGGGCGGTACGGCGTGGCTGGAGCACGCCGACTGCCACGGCACCGGTACGGACGCCTTCTGGCCGGACCCGGCGGCCTACAGCGCCGCCGTGCACCGGCTGCACCATGCGGGGGTCGGCACCGCGACCCATGCCATCGGTGACGCCGCCGTACGGCATGTCCTGGACACCGTCGAGGCGCTCGGCGCGCGCGGGGCCGGGGCGCCGGTCCACCGCATCGAGCACATCGAGACCGCCCCCGACGACCAACTCGGGCGGTTCGCCCGGCTCGGAGTGGCCGCGTCGATGCAGCCGCCGCACACCGCTTACACCCGCGCCGACCACAGCGACGAATGGTCGAAGCGGCTCGGCCCCGAACGGGCCGCCCGCGCCTGGCGCTGCCGCGATCTGCGGGACGCGGGTGCGGTACTGGCGCTGGGCTCCGACTGGCCCATCGCGTCCTACGACGCCCGCCGGGTACTGGCGACCGCGCTCGCCCCCCGGGGCGCGGCGGCCGGACACGGCGGACTGACGGGCCTGATGGCGCTGGAGGGCTGCACCACCCACGCGGCCCTCGCGGCGGGCGAATCCACCACCGCGGGCCGGATCGCGGTCGGCTACCGCGCCGACCTCACCGCTCTCGGTGTCGACCCGGTACGCGCCTCGGCCGACGAGATCGCGGACGCACCGGTACCGCTGACGCTCAGCTCGGGCCGCATCACCCACCGCGCCTGA
- a CDS encoding APC family permease, with translation MSASSPGLRKGSLGTSDIAFFVISAAAPLTVMAGVAPIALTLGGIGAPAGYLLAGLTLAIFAVGFTTMSRHVRSGGAFYAYITRGLGPAAGIGAALLAMIGYNGMEIGVFGLLGSATADTGAALWGVDIPWLPVSLAGLLIIWYGGYRSIDFGAKVLGVLLVAETGILLLLAGGVLLDGGADGLEFSSFAPSQVLVPGTAAVLAFAFAAFTGFESTVIYRREARDPDRTVPRATYAAVAFLGTFYAFIVWTVVQAFGSEQVVKAATDDPGGLFFAAITTYVGPWAADLMHVFIVTSIIASLLAFHNAINRYALALAEEGVLPKSFGRIHPRHRSPYVAGIAQTVLGAVVVLGFAAAGADPYTQLLLWVNTPGMIGLMALMLLTAIAIPCYFRRIRHDEGVLRTVVAPVAAAVLLAVAIYLIGTKVELFTGASTLVNTVLLALVPAVFVIGVGLAYQLKRRRPEVYANFAAEPPELPEAPEAPGVPEVPGARKAAEAAVPEGPEGTPTTEEAAHRGSS, from the coding sequence ATGTCCGCATCCTCCCCAGGGCTCAGAAAAGGCAGCCTCGGCACGTCCGACATCGCCTTCTTCGTGATCTCCGCAGCCGCCCCGCTCACCGTGATGGCCGGGGTCGCCCCCATCGCCCTCACCCTCGGCGGCATCGGCGCACCGGCCGGCTACCTCCTCGCCGGACTGACCCTGGCGATCTTCGCCGTCGGCTTCACCACCATGAGCCGCCATGTCCGCAGCGGCGGGGCGTTCTACGCGTACATCACCCGCGGTCTCGGCCCGGCCGCCGGAATCGGTGCCGCCCTGCTGGCGATGATCGGCTACAACGGCATGGAGATCGGGGTCTTCGGCCTCCTCGGCTCCGCCACCGCCGACACCGGCGCCGCGCTCTGGGGCGTCGACATCCCCTGGCTCCCGGTCTCCCTCGCCGGGCTGCTGATCATCTGGTACGGCGGCTACCGCTCCATCGACTTCGGCGCCAAGGTCCTCGGGGTGCTGCTCGTCGCCGAGACCGGCATCCTGCTGCTGCTCGCGGGCGGGGTGCTCCTCGACGGCGGGGCCGACGGGCTCGAATTCTCCTCCTTCGCGCCCTCCCAGGTCCTGGTCCCCGGCACCGCCGCCGTACTCGCCTTCGCCTTCGCCGCGTTCACAGGCTTCGAGTCGACGGTGATCTACCGGCGCGAGGCCCGCGACCCCGACCGCACGGTCCCGCGCGCCACCTACGCCGCCGTCGCCTTCCTCGGCACCTTCTACGCCTTCATCGTCTGGACCGTCGTCCAGGCCTTCGGCAGCGAGCAGGTCGTCAAGGCCGCCACCGACGACCCCGGCGGCCTCTTCTTCGCCGCCATCACCACCTACGTCGGCCCCTGGGCCGCCGATCTGATGCACGTCTTCATCGTGACCAGCATCATCGCTTCGCTCCTCGCCTTCCACAACGCGATCAACCGCTATGCCCTGGCCCTGGCGGAGGAGGGCGTCCTGCCGAAGTCCTTCGGACGGATCCACCCCCGGCACCGTTCGCCGTACGTCGCCGGGATCGCCCAGACCGTGCTCGGCGCGGTGGTCGTGCTCGGCTTCGCGGCCGCCGGAGCCGATCCGTACACCCAGCTCCTCCTCTGGGTGAACACCCCTGGCATGATCGGGCTGATGGCCCTGATGCTGCTGACCGCGATCGCGATCCCCTGCTACTTCCGGCGGATCCGGCACGACGAGGGCGTGCTGCGCACGGTGGTCGCGCCCGTGGCCGCCGCCGTACTGCTGGCCGTGGCGATCTATCTGATCGGGACCAAGGTCGAGCTGTTCACCGGGGCGTCGACGCTGGTCAACACCGTACTGCTGGCGCTGGTCCCGGCGGTCTTCGTGATCGGTGTCGGCCTGGCGTACCAGCTGAAGCGGCGCCGGCCGGAGGTCTACGCGAACTTCGCAGCCGAGCCGCCTGAGCTGCCTGAGGCGCCTGAGGCACCCGGGGTGCCGGAGGTGCCCGGAGCGCGGAAAGCGGCCGAAGCAGCAGTACCCGAGGGGCCCGAGGGGACCCCCACCACCGAGGAGGCAGCACACCGTGGCAGCAGCTGA
- a CDS encoding TetR/AcrR family transcriptional regulator, with product MGRPRTALIDRERIATIALELVDGEGEFSVVEIARRLGVRTASLYHHVDGRDGIVELLRERVCADIDATALGAADWQEALAGWARSYRAAFAAHPRAIPLLMASPVRAPRVLSQYERAVGVLLAAGFPQGEVMKVIIALENLILGSALDLAAPQPMWVLADESKTPKLAGALAASPAAGRADAAFELALGGCLVRLAALRDTAGA from the coding sequence ATGGGACGGCCGCGGACAGCACTGATCGACCGGGAGCGCATCGCGACGATCGCGCTGGAACTCGTCGACGGGGAGGGCGAGTTCAGCGTGGTGGAGATCGCCCGGCGGCTCGGGGTCCGGACGGCGTCGCTGTACCACCATGTGGACGGGCGGGACGGAATCGTCGAGCTGCTGCGGGAACGGGTCTGCGCGGATATCGACGCGACGGCGCTGGGGGCGGCGGACTGGCAGGAGGCGCTGGCGGGCTGGGCCCGCTCCTACCGTGCCGCGTTCGCGGCCCATCCCCGGGCGATCCCCCTGCTGATGGCCTCGCCGGTGCGGGCGCCGCGGGTGCTGTCGCAGTACGAGCGGGCGGTGGGGGTGCTGCTGGCGGCGGGGTTCCCGCAGGGCGAGGTGATGAAGGTGATCATCGCCCTGGAGAACCTGATCCTGGGCTCGGCGCTGGACCTGGCGGCGCCGCAGCCGATGTGGGTGCTCGCGGACGAGTCGAAGACGCCGAAGCTGGCGGGCGCGCTGGCTGCGAGCCCTGCGGCGGGGCGGGCGGACGCGGCGTTCGAGCTGGCGCTCGGGGGCTGCCTGGTCCGCCTGGCGGCGTTGCGGGATACTGCGGGCGCGTGA